DNA sequence from the Antennarius striatus isolate MH-2024 chromosome 3, ASM4005453v1, whole genome shotgun sequence genome:
aatatttttgcttgCTCTTTTTGGCAACTgtcgtttttttaaatgtaatatttaatttttttttagtaattacTCACGTCTACTAAAAAAACCTTCTCTTTCCTTCATGATCCACTCATCAAACATGTCATTTTAATCATAAATGAGCAAAACGCCGTCGGAGCTCCTCACCAGCACCAGCTCTCCCTCCAGCTGCTCTCGATCCGCGTCCCGGTGGTCTTTTCTTCTGCTGCCCCGACTGGACTCCACCACCTCCCCCTGGAGCAGAGAGCTGACACCCGACCGCTGCTCCAGGAAAACCTCCACCAGAGCGACCTGCTCCGCCTCGACCGGCAGCAGCCACGGCCACCGCAGCAGCAGGAGGGGGAGCGTTACCCACACAAAGAACCAGCAGCGAGCAGCAGTCATGGCCCGGACAGCACCAGGCTGGTGTGCACTTCAAACGGTTCTAGACACACAAACCCAATCACCATTATTTGAGAAAAGCGCTAGCGTTCCAGCTCTCCAGTCAGCTGGACCTCCCGGAGAATGTAAACAACTGCAGACAACTTCCGTCCCCAACCGGAAGAGgagagattattattatttcggACAATTATCGTAGAATAAACTACACTTCAACAgtaaattctttatttatttccttacaACCATACAACCAGAGAATATTAAGATTGTAATTTTAGTACTTCCTCTTTCGCTTAAACCTGTGACTCAAACTAATCcctatataataaataataagtacCAGTGTACTTTCGGTAGCCGATATATACCGCGTTCAAACCATTGCTGCCGCGTCCTGTTATAATGTATTTACTACTACATTCATGTTGAGGAAATGTTGAAACTCATTTGTTTTCACAGATTTTAATTAGCCTGAAGTTTAAAACGTTTTGATGGCGGGTAATCCTCTTGTCTAATATCTTTGGTCGAGTGGGCGGGTCCTCTAATGGGCGGGTCCTCTAATGGGCGGGGCGACGTCGCGCGCACACTCTCCCCGGCAGACTATCGTTTCAGCAGCAGGCGCCTGACAGAGAGGCTGAGAGGGCGGCGGGGCTTCGCGGTCACGTAACGGTGCGGCGTCGGAGGCTGAACACCTGGCGATCAGCACCTATCTGTGCTGCATTTCGTGGTGCAGACATGAGCGGGAGAGTCGGAGACCTCAGTCCTAAACAGGCCGAGGCACTGGATCACGTAAGTTTAGCATCAGAAAGATGATGATACGCTTTCTGTAATGGTCCTGCGCGCTGCACTGGAGCATCCCTGGGATTACAGTGTAATGGCATGGTGTCAGCTGTCACGTCAAATAacccacaatttaaaaaatgatgacaaTGCCTTATGCTTTCTGAATAGTTTCGTAATGTTTTGCAGATGAGTTTGCGGAACACATATAATgacaattttttgttttgccaCTTCATTAAAAAATTTAGGGATGCAACTGACCTTCATCTTCAGTCAATAATGAAAGTCTTTATCAGCTTCATGGCTTTCTCTAAAATTTCAGAATcaatttaaaaagctttttacAATCAGACTTTCTTCTCTGTCCAGCAATCAAAGGAAAATAATCTAGCTTTTCATACTGTAAATTTGTGCTGGGATCCAGAGGTGATTTTAGACTGTGGGGGTCCACACCTTCACTTTAGTCCTTGTCCATATGACCAAATACATATTTACACATCAGGTAATAGTACAGTATATCCAGATCTCCTCCCAAAGATGTTGGGCGCCATACAAAATTTCATATATACTTTGATGGGGTCATAAAGGTGAGCATTTCATAGTTACATTctgcaaagcggtgatgtattgtcattttcagtgtttgtgtgtttccgtccaccaaatatcttcacaaccttagcagatagaaagatgagaaaaaaagcacattactcgggtgacaaaagggatgaaaatgatatgatgaccttgaccttgagaaaactagttcaaggtcaaatttcaacttttgtaaaaaaatttgcacatatctcaggaaccggataagatagaaatacGAAACAAAAGGCCTTATATTCAggaaggcaaggggatgaaaattagttcacaaccttgaccttgaaaatctaggttaaggtcaaaatttcacttttatacctttttagttACACCTctcagaaacctgatgagatataatcacaaaacataaagcaacattttcaggaagcctgagccacaaaaatgtgatgatgtgggatgttgcagtctctgactgccttgttggtTTCTTCAGATTGTTTACTTTTGCATTTCTAGATTTAATTGAACTTAAATGATCAAACTGACGTAAGAATTTACTTTTGCATCAGCTTACTCACTTTCAAGTTTTGAAGCAAAACAGGTTCTTATGCACCCATTACTGAAGGTTTTTATAAGTGTGTTTCAATAATAGGATTATGAGTGGTGTGCTAAACCCCAAATCCTGTGAACCTGTTCAAAATAATCTGAAAGTGTGGCATCTTTCAAACTTCAAAGTAGAACAGGGTTAATATGGGCAGAAATTGTCTTTATGTCAGATCATAGAAGTAATTTATCTGTTTTGTTGTGAACTAAATAAACAACTGAAACCAGAGGTCTTTGACCTGGAAATCTGAGTTATGCCACCCTTTCATAATTTATTGAATACACTCCTTGTTTAAACCATTTAATGTGTGCAAATTAGTGGTCATGTCACAAGTTTTGATAGGATTAGggaaagaaataaacacatttgaaatGGATCAGTGAAATTTTAAATCCTTGTAGACAAAGACATGTATTGTATTTCTAAtcactgtattgtttttaaacCTCCAGGCATGAATTTTAACTGTAAACATCAGTATAAAATTTTGCTTCAGCACATTGATGACATCTTTCTTCATTCCTTATTCTGTCTAAAGTTTCGAGAGAGGATAAAAGACATCCTTACGCAACTTCCAGCACAGCACGACCATTTCCTGTTACGATGGCTCAGAGGTGAGCGAAATATCTGACGGCACACGCTAGTCAGTTTTCTTGCAATGCAAACCCTTTCCCATCTTCCCTCTATATTATTGTAAGTTATTTGCTTGCGGATGTTTCCATTTGTAGATAAATCTTTACAGTGCAATTGAGGACTCACAGACCCAgcagatttttatatttaaggATGTATAATACATCCAAACACGCTGATGTTTGAAAAATCAGACGTGCTAgtcagcaattttttttaattttcctttgaTCTTCCTCTAAATAGTCACACTTAATCATGTGAACCATAATTCAGGTATTGAATTTTAATAGGTGTAATTTTGGTCACCAAATGTCTTAGATCCAGATGGGTGAATAATAGCCTGCTTGGAGCTACAAATTCGGATGCTCAAGAAAAGGGAAGCAGTGCTTTGTGGATCTCTTGTACTGACTTGTCCTAGAGCACCAGTCTGGCACTCGGTGTATCGGACTAATCCTGTGTAATCGCATTAAAGGCACACTGCGAGGGACGACAGCCTGTCTGCCAGCAGACACTCTCCAGCTGGGTTTCTGGTCCTTTTCTTCAAGTTATTCAAAAAGTCCTTTCATAACAAGAATTCAAAGCATCTTTGTCACAGTGATACTAAGTAAGGGTTGCAGTCATTATTTCTGCTCCATCTGAACAaatctggatctggatgtgGAGAAAGAGAGTCTGTTAGGTCGGTGTAAGTTTTGAATGGTTCAAGTTAGGTTCCTTTAATCCTGGATGAAAAGATCACTGAGATTCAAGTGCTTGCAATAACTCAATACAGTCTAAAAATTGGAATGGAATCAATTACCCTGAGGTGACACAGAATGAACAGTTTGGTTTCATAACCAGAACCACTTTGAGTTTGGTTTAAAATGATGTTGAAGTTAAATTAGATATAAACTAAAACAGAGTTTGGTGGATTGGTGTAAATGCAGTTGGTTGTGGTCTCCTTGTGAATTGTTCTTCTGTTTATTCGAGAGGTATAAAAATGTTCCATTGAGATCCAACTACTTGTAGATTAGCTTTTAGAAGAGGGCGTTCAAACAGgaattacaaatacaaaattacAGTTTAAAACGTTATATTGTGTAGTAGATCAGATGACAGATAGTCTCAGATGAGCCACTCGCTGACAGGATACATGCTGTACATTGATTATCTCTGAGGAGCTCCACCTTAAAGACGATGGAGATGGGTCAATGTCTGTGGCACACAACTGACATACAGTATCAGATGTACTGAATTATGTGCTGACAGGGTTCAGTGCAGCAGACAGAAACATCCATCCTGAAACATCCTGAAACATCCTTCAGATTGTATCATAAACACTGTTCTTTTGGTTTGTTTCTTAAAATCATCCTACACTCTCCAACCAGCAATCAAGTGTAATCACATTATACCAGCATGTTGAGAGGAAGAGCCTTTCTTCTAACCGTATAGCGCTGcttattatttttcaaacataTATAAAGCCTACTAAGGTGAGGCAACCTCATCATGAAAATTGACAGTAATCATTGTCTGATCATGTTCCACACTCTGCCTTCTGCTTTTGGAATGTTAAATCTGTGCTTGTTCTAGTTGTGTTTCCAGGATGGAGCCTGACATAAAGCGTAATCCACTGTTGAGGTTTAAGTTAAGACTCACTTCACAGGAACAACGCTGTTGAGCCTGTCCACTGGACTGTCATTAGCAGAGCTAATCACCTCAGATTTATagtattacagtgtgtgtgtgtgtgtgtgtgtgtgtgtgtgtgtgtgtgtgtgtgtgtgtgtgtgtgtgtgtgtgtgtgtgtgtgtgtgtgaactctgTTTTAGACTGAATGTGTGGGCTTGGATAAGATGTTATGCACGTTTATTCCCTCAAGCTAAggattattttatattgtttgtatttttaggTTTCTCTAAATTTATTTATACTTCTGTTATTTGTGGATTTAAACCATTGtgtaatatttttgaaattaaaatcagCACTCTTATTCAACAAAAAGAGCAGATTTTATtgcattattcatttattgcaGTTGTTTCTTAAAAGCTTTACTTACAGCTATTTTACTCAAACTTCATCCCTCAAATACCTGTTGTTATTTTCTGCAGTATTGTTGGTGTTTCAGGTATTCCTCCTCCAGTATCCAACCTGTGATCTTATCTGTGATCATTTTTATCCTATAAAAACGTCCAAAGAGTTGTTAACACATCAATTATGATTTCTCTGCGGAACCCTGTGTGTACAGAACATGTTTTATCACAGCTGTGATGGTTCACGGTTATTCTGATTGTCCTATAACTTTTATTGACAGACAGAGATAGATGATTGTGAATGtagggcagcacagtggtggTGGGTAAccctgttgcctcacagcaagacgctTTTGAGTTTGATTCCTCTCTGTGCAGAGctggtgtgttttctctgtgtctgtatgggttcttcctcccacctcatcaaacatgcaatttaggtgaattgatgacTCTAAATTTTCCGTAGTTGTGATGAGCTGAAGTCTCATCCAGGGGTCTACTGGATAGGCTTGAGCAGACCGTGATCAGCAACTGCGGATAAGTGTCTGAAGACGTGATGATTCTGGTTGTCTCATcaacaagaagatgaatgaattttgaAAGTTATATAATAAagtgttaatttattttgttcctGATTTTAAAAGCAAGTTTGGATtctttatattgtgtttacatatttatattattattttattcataataataataataataataataataataatgatgatgatgatgatgatgataataataaatataataataaatataataataaatataataataataaaattgatTTGGTTATTAATTGATTATTAATCAATGGTGAATTTGTCTCCCTTTCTGCCTCTCTGATACACTTAAGTCAAGAAAAATGCCTCATGAAGAAAGTGTGCTTCTTTATAACAGGTCTTACTATAATATCTATATATAATATGCTGGTAAATGTGATATCACACTCTAATCGTCCCTGTGTGCATTCTGGTTAAAATCAGTTTGCATTTAACATTTATGAGCCATGGATGTCTGTATTCATCATTATTCTTTCtaacttttctttattttactttctcaGCCAGAAACTTCAATGTCCAGAAGTCTGAGGCCATGTTGAGAAAGGTAATATGTTCCGCTTCGGGTCCTTTCTGTTGTTCCTATTTGCTACATATTCTTGTAATCCAGGTTTGAAAGCCAACCACAATGGTTCCTGTTTTCAAGGGCTAATCtatggtgtgtgtgagagagatgttAGCTCCAGTGCAGACTATTCAGCCCATCAGCTCAGACTGGATGATGATTAGATAGGAGCTCTGTGCTTACAGTTCATTTAGGGGGCAACGACTTTTCATAACAGCCTGAGGAGATAAGATAGGTAGTTGTCCCGCTGGCCCCGCCACGGAGGTCCAAATTTGACATATACACTTCAtattataatgaaaataaaacatccatGGGTCTAACATTCTGAATCCAAAGAGTCATAACTGTTTACTTTTAGAGTTCAAGGTGTCCTTAGAAATTTGTTACCATTGGACAAAATTGAAAGTAAGTTTGGGCGATTGTAGCCTAGGATGCAGTCAAATTAAGTAGTTATTAATTCATTACATTCTGTAGTTTCCACTCATTATTAAGAATTAAGAAGAAATTCAGAGAGGGAAGGTGGACGGAGGAGTCATTGTTTCCCCTATGAAACACAATGTTTGTGGGAGCTTAGCTGAGACAGAGATGACGCTGAGTCAGATCATGTGCTGGAGACTGACAACATAAATGAGTTGGAAAAAAGCTTGACAGGGAAGTGTTTACACACTGATGGCATGGATCAGTCATGTGATGCGATGTAGCAAAGTCACTAAATAAGTGCTATTGCTGCAACTCTTTGAATAGTTCTTCTAATTCCAATTAATTGTAGATATCCCGTTGTTCTACCAATGCCTTTAAATTAATTAGgcgaaagaaaaaacacactcaTGATGTGTGTCAAAGTGTCTTTCGAGGCGGTTATgaccatttcctgtttgttgaGGTGCTTCTGTTTTCACCACACGTGCACACACTAGTAAAGAACTGACCCCCTTCTAGTAGACGGGACAGGCTTTACATCATCATCTATATCAAAAATCTTAAACCacttaaattattattacaatgaGTTTAGCCAAACAGTCTGACACTGATTAATTGTAAAGCTAATCTAGAGCTACTGACAATATATCAATATTTATATGTTAACACGAATCTCTATTTTCTTTCAGCATTTGGAGTTCAGGAAACAGATGAAAGTGGACACGATCGTCTCCGACTGGCGTCCACCAGAGGTAAAAGCCTACGAGAGGTTCAGGTTAAAAATGCCTCCTGATTTCTCTGGTCGACAAATCTACCTGACAAAAGCAATGTGCAGAAGCTTCTCTTTAGTCTGGTTGAGTATTGTTGTTCCGTTGCTGCATTTCTAGCAAAGGCAAGggtttcatttttacttttttttaatgataatacttgaaataaacacagaaaaataactgTTGTGTACTGCTGGAACAAGGGGTTTGACATGTGAAGAACTGCTGTTTTCAGGTGATAGAGAAGTATCTGTCAGGAGGGATGTGTGGCTATGACCGTGAGGGCAGTCCCATCTGGTACGATGTCATCGGACCCGTGGATCCGAAGGGCCTCTTTCTGTCCGCCTCCAAACAAGACTTCATCAAGTCAAAGATCAGAGACTGTGAGGTCCTGCAGCAGGAGTGTGTCCTGCAGTCACAGAGGGTAAGAGCAGAGACACCGGTAGGACAGACGTCCTGTGGACCTACTCACACTGAAAGACCGCCTTGGCCTGAAGGTTTATCAAAGCCAGATATTTATCCCTATTtagtagtgctgtcaggcgattaaaaaaatgaatcaaattaaTGACAGaatttgtaataaattaatctaattaatcacattttaatctcatacctgctaaaggcccccaaataagaatttgaattctaggacattacaaaatcgtagtgcatgactaatcaatagaatacaccaagaagagaagatttgaaatccacatttttattggttaagtgtgctttataaatgaatctcgaaagaaaaaaggccaagcacatcagcaaaccaatgaggccaggggaatttctcaaaaatgcattacgaatagttaaataaaataaataaaattcagaaataagataaggctgagtctcaaataggcacataagcagactctcaatcagaatgaatactaaagctgactcaatacagcaattcaaaatgaatagtataacattcctctaaataaggcagcatcaatagcaagatgccaacaggcttttcctttaaaaggaaCGTTCAACTAACGTTCAACACtatgtccttgacatgttttgcatttaaatgatacgttaggctggagctgcttcggtgatatgaaaattcgcttttacaaaaggtacaaatcacggCGTtattgttgatagtcccgtctttgttcttttcataaataaactttccctccaaaggtccgagtgggcttgcctcgctctcctgtgtcgcgtccatctctgttgtcagtcactctgcttttgactagtggcgcaggtaggaagtgacgtcactgcagcctacgggtccctcaatgggccaaatttaaaatgcttgcgcattgacttgccactcacgattaattgcgttattttttatagcgcgttaatttgcagtgtaatAAATCATTCTAATTAAaacgttaaactgacagccctagtaTTTATCAATGGGCtaggaaaaaaagaattaacGCCTAAGCTAGCAAACCTTTGTTATAGATTGTTTAGTGAAATACCGTATATTGTTTTacttcttgtttttaaaaattactcaGATGACGATTAGTTTGTTAGACGACGTCCAACAAGCTAATTCCCCTCATTGATGAATCTTTATCTACTCTCCTCAGGTTGAGTgaacaaactcaaaaatacacatttgtacaaatgtgtttgtttagcGAGGTGGGATATCTGCGTTCTACTGATAAACAAGTCCTAAgagctaaaaaccttgtaatATTAAATGTCACAGATGTCATATGAATCCATcacttaaaacattttgacaaagTGACTTATATTTGTTGAACAACTTTGCATCCAGGAACATTCTggatttcactttttaaaatttattttaattataattaactATTGATctccgtagggaaattattagtccACTCTTGCACACACTGGTAATTAGTTGCATGCgagtacacacacactaacacacacacacacaaacacacacacacacacacacacacgcacacacacaaggtgccTGTAGGCAGCAAGTGATGGGGCAGATGAGCgttgggcagctccttcgtggtgcggcCTTAATGAGTAGCCTATAAAgaggatggcgccttgctcagagGTGCCTCGGCGGTGCTCGGGTGATGAACTGGCACTTAGTTGACCTGAGGAACCAAGAATGAGTCATCAACCCTCCAAAAAATGACCAGCCTGCTCCATCACAGATTATTAATTtaacagattatttttctttccatcagATGGGGAGAAACGTGGAGTCGATCACCATGGTCTACGATGTCGAAGGTCTGGGTCTGAAGCATATATGGAAGCCTGCTATAGAAACATTTGGAGAGGTACGGAGGCTCACATTCTATACAGCCCACACAATGACTTGGACTGATCGACATCTTGACGCAACGTTCTGTTTGTCACCAGATCCTCCAGATGTTTGAAGACAACTATCCAGAAGCCTTGAAAAGACTGTTTGTCATTAAAGGTGAATTTAATCctttatttacatgtaaatcAATGTTGGTTCAGACAGGTTATTTAACAATTTTACTTGCTCTGCTATGGTCATCTTTGCTTTTCTGAATGATTGTATCATGCTGTTGAAACATCAGAGTTTTGACTTCTCCTACAGCTCCCAAACTCTATCCTGTGGCCTACAACCTAGTGAAGCACTTTCTATGTGAGAACACGAGACAAAAGATCCACATCCTCGGGGGTGAGAGGCCACACATTGGTTTGTCTTGTTAACACCGTGAAGGAGTTGATTGTTTTCATTGGTGTCTTTTTCTTACCTTCACCCAGGAGGCGTAGAGATTGGTTTGATTTGTTCGTGTCACCATTAGCAGGATGACACTACAGTCTTTCCTACGTAGTAGATGGGTTGAATGAAGAGTAAATCTTGATGACGGGAtaattccatcttttttttttcaccccatGACTTTAATTTAATCACTTTGATTATACACGGgtataatgtaaaaatttaGATAAGATTGCTATTTGGTGAAGCAGGACTTTTGAGACTTTTTGAAGTTATGGGTGCTAAAGAGCCCTGCTAGTTTGTTAAAGTGTGctcattttctccttctgtcATTGTTCTCATGAAGTGAGTTGCTGTTTCTGTGGTTTCACAGCTAACTGGCAGGAGGTCTTACTGAAGTACATTGATGCTGAGCAGCTACCGGTGATATACGGGGGTAAGATGACCGATCCTGATGGAGATCCTCGCTGTCGCACCAAGGTGAGTTAGTCGGCATCCAAACGTAGACTTGTAGGTGCTGTGATGCTAAAAGTAGGCTGATGATGACTTGGGACAGACATTTCTCTGTTGCAGATGACAAATTCACAGCAGTGCTCCCTTGGGTTTATTGTACCATATCGAATTTGTAATGATTAAAGACAGCCCTGGTAGACGAACACACATCTACCATCAGATGTTTATAATATCAAATCTTTCTTTCTAACTTTGAATACTGTcagacatcattttcatagtTATTTGTGTCTTTGCAAATCCTCACACACTCCACGTGTTGAGCAGTTGGATCACTAccatttctacattattcattTTTAGCTGCTAATTATTGCCTGAGCTCAGTGTTACAAAGCCATGTTTACCTAACCCGAAATATGATTTCTTTGACTCCCACCACCAACCAGATAAAAACCCGATTTGCAGACACATTCTTTCAATGACATGGTTGAAATCAGTGTCACGATAATAATTAATCAAGATAATTTTCCACTATTGATAAATGCTGTGATTTTAAACATGTATGAAAAATCACATAACATGATAATCCTAATATCCAATGCGATTAAAATGTGTTCGAAAGTTATTAAGTGGACAAAACCGGTAGCTAGTCCTTTCATAGGAAATCtataataatgtaatgataataatataattatttttcactACACCGGGATTGTTTTGATGAATTTTCCAATTTTGATGAATGGACCAGTCAGACAGAAGTACCAACAGTCCTGCAATGGATAACAGTCTGATTCCAACAACAGTCGCCTCTGTACGGTTAGACCTGCAGCAGCTTGTGTGTGATCTATTCATGCAGTTCTCCTGCTCTGCTGCTCCTACAACAGTTTGCAGTAGCCTTCATTTGGGTTTAGAGCGTAGGGCTTGGCTTTTGCTGGCTAATTTGCACACAGCGCACTTATTACATCGAgggttttttaatttgaatgtcAAACTATGCGAGCTGACCAGTTTTTCCAGGGAGAAATAATTTCTCTTAACAGGAATGATTTAATGCCATATTctggttaaaaacaaaacacaatgaatgaGATGAATCTAAAAGACTGGATCAGGAAACATTAAGGCTGTAAGCGTGGCTCACTGAGGATTCTGCTACATATGAATCAGCACAAGGTCAATGAGAGTTGAAGGACAGCTCTGGACTGGGTGTCTGT
Encoded proteins:
- the LOC137592413 gene encoding SEC14-like protein 2, translating into MSGRVGDLSPKQAEALDHFRERIKDILTQLPAQHDHFLLRWLRARNFNVQKSEAMLRKHLEFRKQMKVDTIVSDWRPPEVIEKYLSGGMCGYDREGSPIWYDVIGPVDPKGLFLSASKQDFIKSKIRDCEVLQQECVLQSQRMGRNVESITMVYDVEGLGLKHIWKPAIETFGEILQMFEDNYPEALKRLFVIKAPKLYPVAYNLVKHFLCENTRQKIHILGANWQEVLLKYIDAEQLPVIYGGKMTDPDGDPRCRTKINHVGPVPPSYYVRDHVKVDYERCMIVKRGSSQQFDYEILFPGCVLRWQFATEGADIGFGVFLKDRKGEWKKAAEMREVVPSQRYNAHLVPEDGSLTCERPGVYVLRFDNTYSIFQAKRISFTVEVLLPDHLQTNRGGGEPCGS